A single genomic interval of Rhodopirellula bahusiensis harbors:
- the katG gene encoding catalase/peroxidase HPI — protein sequence MNSTANYKTQPTTTAQFCRQFAKRLFRGPVSIRPVALTLGCLAASTSASLFAQEATSQADALSKCPVMGNPAGPNRHTVSGAMGNGDWWPNQLNLDMLHQNSMKSNPMGADFDYAAEFNSLDLEAVKTDIKELMNTSQDWWPSDYGHYGPLFIRMAWHSAGTYRVSDGRGGASDGTQRFAPLNSWPDNANLDKARRLLWPVKQKYGSKISWADLMVLTGNCALEDMGFETFGFAGGREDVWEPQKDVYWGPETTWLGDKRYSGDRDLQNPLAAVQMGLIYVNPEGPNGKPDPIAAAKDIRETFARMAMNDEETVALIAGGHTFGKAHGAATPEGNVGAEPEGEGLTAQGLGWINKLGTGNAGDTITSGLEGAWTSTPAEWSHGYFENLFGYEWKLVKSPAGAWQWTPTDEAAKGTVPDAHDESKSHAPMMFTTDLALRMDPAYGKISRRFHDNPEEFEKAFAKAWYKLTHRDMGPVSRLLGDSVPEPQLWQDPVPEATFDVIGSKEIEQLKQKILATDLSSSQLVSTAWASASTFRNSDMRGGANGARIRLAPQKDWEANEPAELAKVLSTLEAVQKEFNGSRKDGKQVSMADLIVLGGCAGVEAAAMKAGHAIQVPFTPGRTDATQEMTDVEGLEPLKPIADGFRNYQGHNADRPAEEMLVDKANLLSLTAPEMTVLVGGMRALDTNVGAGPLADLGKLTKRPGALTNDFFVNLLDMNTTWKQSPMCEHFFEGRDRESGNMKWTASRVDLVFGSNSQLRGIAEVYASEDAKEKFVEDFVAAWTKVMNLDRFDAKASADAGELAAK from the coding sequence ATGAACTCCACAGCTAACTACAAGACTCAACCAACGACGACAGCTCAATTCTGTCGTCAATTCGCGAAGCGACTTTTTCGTGGCCCCGTTTCCATTCGACCGGTCGCGTTGACCCTCGGATGCTTGGCTGCTTCCACCAGCGCAAGCCTGTTCGCTCAAGAAGCGACTTCGCAGGCCGATGCGCTCAGCAAATGCCCCGTCATGGGCAACCCAGCCGGCCCAAATCGGCACACGGTCTCCGGTGCAATGGGCAACGGCGATTGGTGGCCCAATCAACTGAACCTGGACATGCTCCATCAAAACTCGATGAAGAGCAATCCGATGGGCGCAGACTTTGACTATGCCGCTGAATTCAACTCGTTGGATTTGGAAGCCGTCAAAACGGACATCAAAGAATTGATGAACACGTCGCAAGACTGGTGGCCGTCCGACTACGGACATTACGGACCGTTGTTCATCCGAATGGCTTGGCACAGCGCCGGTACCTATCGAGTGTCCGATGGACGTGGCGGTGCATCCGATGGCACGCAACGTTTTGCTCCGCTGAACAGCTGGCCTGACAACGCGAACTTGGACAAGGCTCGTCGATTGCTTTGGCCAGTTAAACAGAAATACGGCAGCAAGATTTCTTGGGCCGACTTGATGGTGCTGACCGGTAACTGCGCTCTCGAAGACATGGGCTTCGAAACATTCGGCTTTGCCGGCGGCCGCGAAGATGTCTGGGAACCGCAGAAAGATGTCTACTGGGGTCCAGAAACCACGTGGCTCGGTGACAAACGCTACAGCGGCGATCGGGATCTGCAAAACCCGTTGGCTGCGGTGCAAATGGGTTTGATCTACGTCAATCCAGAAGGTCCCAATGGCAAGCCAGATCCAATCGCGGCGGCCAAAGACATTCGCGAAACGTTCGCACGCATGGCGATGAACGATGAGGAAACCGTTGCCTTGATCGCTGGCGGACACACGTTCGGAAAAGCCCACGGTGCAGCGACTCCAGAAGGTAACGTTGGTGCCGAGCCCGAAGGCGAAGGATTGACCGCGCAGGGACTTGGGTGGATCAACAAGCTTGGTACCGGCAACGCGGGTGACACAATCACCAGTGGCTTGGAAGGTGCTTGGACATCCACGCCCGCAGAATGGTCGCACGGCTACTTCGAGAACTTGTTTGGCTACGAATGGAAGCTGGTGAAGAGTCCCGCGGGTGCTTGGCAATGGACGCCGACCGATGAAGCCGCCAAAGGCACCGTGCCGGACGCACACGATGAATCGAAGTCGCACGCACCGATGATGTTCACGACCGACCTGGCCCTTCGCATGGACCCAGCGTACGGAAAGATCTCGCGTCGATTCCACGACAACCCGGAAGAATTCGAAAAGGCGTTCGCAAAAGCTTGGTACAAACTCACGCACCGTGACATGGGACCAGTTTCGCGATTGCTTGGCGACAGCGTTCCTGAACCGCAACTTTGGCAAGACCCTGTGCCCGAAGCCACCTTCGACGTGATCGGTTCGAAAGAGATCGAGCAGCTGAAGCAAAAGATCCTGGCGACCGACTTGTCATCATCGCAACTGGTTTCGACCGCGTGGGCATCCGCTTCCACGTTCCGAAACAGCGACATGCGTGGTGGAGCCAACGGGGCCCGAATTCGCTTGGCACCGCAGAAAGATTGGGAAGCCAACGAGCCAGCCGAATTGGCCAAGGTTCTTTCCACTTTGGAAGCTGTACAAAAGGAGTTCAACGGATCACGCAAAGACGGCAAGCAGGTCTCGATGGCTGACTTGATCGTGCTCGGTGGTTGTGCGGGTGTTGAAGCCGCAGCGATGAAGGCTGGGCATGCGATCCAGGTTCCATTCACACCTGGACGCACCGATGCGACGCAGGAAATGACTGACGTGGAAGGACTGGAGCCCTTGAAGCCAATCGCCGACGGGTTCCGCAACTACCAAGGTCACAACGCGGACCGTCCCGCCGAAGAGATGCTGGTCGACAAAGCGAATTTGCTTTCGTTGACTGCTCCTGAAATGACCGTATTGGTTGGCGGCATGCGTGCCCTCGACACCAACGTCGGTGCGGGACCGCTCGCGGACCTCGGCAAATTGACGAAGCGTCCGGGCGCGTTGACGAATGATTTCTTCGTCAACCTGCTGGACATGAACACTACCTGGAAACAGTCGCCGATGTGCGAGCACTTCTTTGAAGGTCGCGACCGCGAATCAGGCAACATGAAATGGACGGCCAGCCGAGTGGACTTGGTCTTCGGATCCAATTCGCAATTGCGAGGAATCGCAGAGGTCTACGCCAGTGAAGACGCAAAGGAGAAGTTCGTCGAAGACTTCGTGGCCGCTTGGACAAAGGTCATGAACCTCGACCGGTTTGATGCGAAAGCGTCGGCGGACGCCGGTGAATTAGCAGCCAAGTGA
- a CDS encoding exo-alpha-sialidase, which translates to MFFSKMTSFATPAILAGLLTCTTVLAERPPTGVPEGVEKVLRIEPRPGNGRNSEGDFVRLKDGRLLLVYTKFIGTGDHAPAELVSRVSEDGGVTWTSDDESVIERGEEDANLMSVSLLRFQDGRIGLFYIRKYDPTPEAKHLFLDDILMRTSLDEGVSWSEPTRIVPKDTPSYSVLNNDRVIQLRSGRLVVPLAVHYRVGWPGYRKSAEMVCYLSDDGGTTWQRSTSALSSKSLAQEPGVVELSDGRLMMFCRSGKFQLLSYSDDQGDTWSDLTPSTFTQPTVSPASIERIPSSGDLLMLWNNGDDELAMKKPVGRRPFTAAISKDDGQTWQNIHNVGTDPEGWYCYTAIEFVDEHVLLAHCEYPRLNSLQLTRIPVSWFYQGDDVSADQGQDADNSPQSTLDYSVSLEVAHQGFDGKECWVHARVGAIPGDDGEPTAVMTTQKLLLSGSDVFYRLHESRKPAGADAWSELSPIDSFSRQKVQGDVTPRGGEAAPELLKEGDETTVCDFVPQWHAASQRLLGIGQTVWYRNNRVMHVRPRGIAYAVVDPKDQQWNDWKVVELPDEPRFRNAGSGSAQRVDLPGGDVLVPVYCKEPDRKQFSTLIVCCRFDGETLHYIEHGNAMTIPVERGMAEPSLTHFDGRFYMTIRNDQHGYVATSDDGLHFDEPRSWRFDDGEDLGSYNTQQHWVTHSNGLFLVYTRRGANNDHVFRNRAPLFIAQVDPQKLCVIRSTERVLVPEHGARLGNFGVTRVSQDETWVSVTEWMQPAGVEKHGSDNRIFIAKLKWSQPNELASMEHNPGLEADPTAYCQPPRELAKELGDCRSPLIFEDGTRVTKASNWPRRREEIRSRWESSMGEWPALISDPQVKILETAKVDSLTKHTVEFQWTPTERTTGYLLIPDTPTSASRKLPAVLAVYYEPETAIGEGKPHRDFALQLARRGFVTLSIGTTDASQAKTYSLYHPSIDDASVQPLSMLACAAANAWQVLADRPEVDGDRIGVVGHSFGGKWAMFAACLSERFACGVWSDPGIVFDESMSGVNYWEPWYLGYHPRPWRSRGMITDDNPAKGLYPHLVSDGHDLHELHALMAPRPFLVSGGSADPIHRWTALNHSVAVNQLLGHDDRVAMTNRADHSPNADSNSLIYAFFDKHLAKNRQASNDESN; encoded by the coding sequence ATGTTTTTCTCGAAGATGACCAGCTTTGCCACGCCCGCGATCCTGGCTGGGTTGCTGACATGCACCACAGTCTTAGCCGAGCGACCTCCGACGGGAGTTCCCGAAGGAGTCGAAAAGGTCCTGCGAATCGAACCGCGACCCGGGAACGGTCGCAACAGTGAAGGTGACTTTGTTCGGCTGAAGGACGGCCGCTTGTTGCTGGTCTACACCAAGTTCATTGGAACGGGAGACCACGCGCCCGCCGAATTGGTTTCGCGGGTATCGGAAGATGGCGGTGTGACTTGGACGTCCGATGATGAATCCGTGATCGAACGTGGTGAGGAAGATGCGAACTTGATGTCCGTTTCGTTGTTGCGGTTTCAAGATGGTCGGATCGGATTGTTCTACATCCGCAAGTACGATCCCACTCCAGAAGCCAAGCATTTGTTCCTGGACGACATTTTGATGCGAACGAGTTTGGATGAGGGAGTGAGCTGGTCTGAACCAACTCGCATTGTTCCGAAAGACACCCCGTCGTACAGCGTCCTGAACAACGACCGAGTGATCCAGCTTCGAAGTGGTCGATTGGTCGTTCCGTTGGCGGTCCACTATCGAGTCGGTTGGCCGGGATACCGCAAATCCGCTGAGATGGTTTGCTACCTCTCCGATGACGGCGGGACAACTTGGCAACGCAGCACGAGTGCGTTGTCCTCAAAATCGCTTGCACAGGAACCGGGCGTGGTGGAGTTGAGCGACGGTCGGTTGATGATGTTTTGCCGGAGCGGAAAATTCCAGTTGCTGTCATATTCCGATGACCAGGGTGACACTTGGAGCGACTTGACGCCGTCCACCTTCACCCAGCCCACTGTTTCGCCCGCGTCGATCGAACGAATTCCATCGTCCGGCGATTTGTTGATGCTGTGGAACAATGGCGACGATGAACTGGCGATGAAAAAGCCGGTCGGTCGTCGGCCGTTCACCGCCGCGATCTCGAAAGATGATGGCCAAACTTGGCAGAACATCCACAATGTCGGAACCGACCCGGAGGGCTGGTATTGCTACACCGCGATTGAGTTCGTCGACGAGCATGTCTTGCTGGCCCATTGTGAATACCCACGACTCAATTCGTTGCAACTGACCCGCATCCCGGTGTCTTGGTTCTATCAAGGCGATGATGTCTCGGCCGATCAAGGACAGGATGCGGACAACTCACCGCAATCCACGCTGGACTATTCCGTGTCGTTGGAAGTTGCCCACCAGGGTTTTGATGGCAAAGAGTGCTGGGTGCATGCTCGTGTGGGAGCAATCCCCGGAGACGATGGAGAGCCGACCGCGGTGATGACGACTCAGAAGTTGTTGCTGTCGGGTTCGGATGTCTTCTACCGTTTGCATGAGTCCCGCAAGCCAGCAGGTGCGGACGCGTGGTCGGAACTGAGTCCCATCGATTCATTTTCTCGTCAGAAGGTCCAAGGCGATGTCACGCCAAGAGGCGGCGAAGCGGCACCTGAGTTGTTGAAAGAGGGTGACGAAACCACCGTCTGTGATTTTGTTCCTCAGTGGCATGCGGCAAGCCAACGTCTGCTGGGAATTGGACAAACGGTTTGGTATCGCAACAACCGAGTCATGCACGTTCGGCCCCGCGGGATTGCGTACGCCGTGGTGGATCCGAAGGACCAGCAGTGGAATGACTGGAAAGTCGTTGAGTTGCCGGACGAACCACGCTTTCGTAACGCGGGATCCGGAAGTGCTCAGCGAGTGGATCTGCCCGGCGGAGACGTGTTGGTGCCGGTTTACTGCAAGGAGCCCGATCGGAAACAATTCTCGACGTTGATCGTGTGTTGCCGATTCGATGGGGAGACGCTGCACTACATCGAGCACGGGAATGCAATGACGATTCCGGTTGAAAGGGGTATGGCTGAACCGTCTCTGACGCATTTTGACGGACGATTCTACATGACCATCCGAAACGACCAACATGGTTATGTCGCAACAAGTGACGATGGATTGCATTTTGATGAACCCCGGAGTTGGAGGTTCGACGACGGCGAGGATTTGGGAAGCTACAACACTCAGCAACACTGGGTGACCCACAGCAATGGGTTGTTTCTGGTCTACACACGTCGCGGTGCAAACAACGACCACGTTTTTCGAAACAGGGCTCCATTGTTCATTGCTCAGGTGGATCCACAGAAACTTTGCGTCATTCGATCCACCGAACGCGTCTTAGTGCCGGAGCATGGGGCGCGGCTCGGGAACTTCGGAGTCACTCGCGTTTCGCAAGACGAAACATGGGTCTCGGTGACCGAATGGATGCAACCCGCTGGAGTCGAGAAGCACGGCAGCGACAATCGAATCTTCATCGCCAAGCTGAAATGGAGTCAGCCGAACGAACTCGCATCGATGGAGCACAACCCGGGGCTTGAAGCGGACCCGACTGCCTATTGCCAACCACCGAGAGAACTGGCGAAGGAGCTTGGTGACTGCCGGTCACCATTGATCTTCGAAGACGGGACGCGGGTTACGAAGGCGAGCAATTGGCCTCGCCGGCGTGAAGAGATCCGTTCTCGGTGGGAATCATCGATGGGTGAGTGGCCGGCATTGATTTCGGATCCACAGGTGAAGATTTTGGAAACGGCCAAGGTCGATTCGTTGACGAAGCACACCGTTGAATTTCAGTGGACACCCACGGAGCGGACAACCGGCTACTTGCTGATTCCTGACACCCCAACATCAGCCTCCCGCAAGTTACCCGCGGTGTTGGCGGTTTACTACGAACCTGAAACGGCGATTGGTGAAGGCAAGCCACACCGTGACTTTGCGTTGCAGTTGGCTCGTCGAGGCTTCGTGACTCTTTCGATCGGTACGACCGACGCCTCGCAAGCGAAGACCTATTCGCTGTATCATCCGTCGATCGATGACGCCTCAGTCCAGCCCTTGTCGATGCTGGCCTGCGCCGCTGCGAACGCTTGGCAGGTGTTGGCCGACCGCCCAGAAGTCGATGGGGATCGAATCGGCGTGGTGGGGCATTCCTTTGGCGGCAAGTGGGCGATGTTCGCAGCCTGCCTCTCTGAGCGTTTTGCTTGTGGCGTTTGGTCGGATCCGGGGATTGTGTTTGACGAATCGATGTCCGGCGTGAATTACTGGGAGCCTTGGTACCTAGGATATCACCCACGCCCGTGGAGAAGTCGCGGGATGATCACGGATGACAATCCGGCGAAGGGTTTGTACCCACATTTGGTGTCGGATGGACACGACTTGCACGAACTGCACGCGTTGATGGCGCCGCGACCGTTCCTCGTGTCCGGCGGATCAGCTGATCCGATTCACCGTTGGACAGCTCTCAATCATTCGGTCGCCGTCAATCAATTGCTCGGCCACGACGATCGAGTTGCAATGACAAATCGGGCTGATCACTCGCCCAATGCGGACTCCAACTCGTTGATTTATGCCTTCTTTGACAAGCATTTAGCGAAGAACCGACAGGCATCAAACGACGAGTCGAATTGA
- a CDS encoding alpha/beta hydrolase family esterase, whose protein sequence is MSRKKSMFFRIAFSAIAVTIVSLVSISGFAQFRLRARATGTSVSFQHDGKEREYRIHVPGNLPDDSEVPLVVCFHGGGGNSRMASMMGLTPVSDREGFIAVYPNAIDKHWNDGRDSPMFAEHDQAIDDAAFVMELIERVCNEHPIDRDRIFATGISNGGFMTQRLAIEHSETFAAVAVVIATMGEPLSKRFKPESPVSILYMNGTKDRLVPYDGGPVVKPLMNRFNRVEGHEDAPRGRGISTDDAVAKWVAHNQTKRDPKIEFVPDIDDEDGSHIESSLWEGGKRGTAVMLHKVVGGGHGIPGGSQYMPERLIGKSNQDVNGFDLIWDFFQKHAREPAKAGSDATEEEVAAQPASANATFQ, encoded by the coding sequence ATGTCTCGCAAGAAAAGCATGTTTTTCCGGATCGCCTTCTCGGCAATCGCTGTGACCATCGTGTCGCTGGTGTCGATCAGCGGTTTCGCTCAATTTCGGTTGCGTGCCAGGGCGACCGGAACGAGCGTTTCTTTTCAGCATGATGGAAAGGAACGGGAGTACCGAATTCACGTGCCGGGAAATTTGCCAGACGACTCAGAAGTCCCGCTGGTCGTGTGCTTTCATGGCGGAGGTGGCAACTCTCGAATGGCTTCCATGATGGGATTGACCCCCGTTTCTGATCGCGAGGGTTTCATTGCTGTGTACCCGAACGCGATCGACAAACACTGGAACGATGGTCGCGACTCACCCATGTTCGCCGAACACGACCAGGCGATTGATGACGCTGCTTTTGTGATGGAGTTGATCGAACGGGTCTGCAACGAACATCCCATTGATCGCGATCGCATCTTTGCGACCGGGATTTCCAATGGTGGATTCATGACTCAGCGTCTGGCCATTGAACACTCCGAAACGTTCGCGGCCGTTGCGGTTGTCATCGCGACCATGGGAGAACCGCTGAGCAAGCGATTCAAACCCGAATCACCGGTTTCGATTCTCTACATGAATGGCACGAAGGATCGACTGGTTCCTTACGATGGTGGTCCGGTCGTCAAGCCTTTGATGAACCGATTCAATCGAGTCGAAGGCCACGAGGATGCACCACGTGGACGCGGTATATCAACCGACGACGCGGTCGCAAAATGGGTTGCTCACAACCAGACCAAACGCGACCCAAAGATTGAATTTGTCCCGGACATCGATGACGAAGACGGTTCGCACATCGAAAGCAGTCTTTGGGAAGGAGGCAAACGCGGCACTGCCGTGATGCTCCACAAGGTCGTTGGTGGTGGGCACGGCATCCCCGGCGGATCTCAGTATATGCCCGAACGCCTGATTGGAAAATCCAATCAAGACGTTAATGGCTTCGACTTGATCTGGGACTTTTTTCAAAAGCACGCGCGTGAACCAGCCAAAGCCGGTTCTGACGCAACGGAGGAAGAAGTCGCTGCACAACCAGCCTCAGCAAACGCCACCTTCCAGTAG
- a CDS encoding outer membrane protein assembly factor BamB family protein has protein sequence MIVFKFSRLARLVFVSATFIGVSISSNQLIVAEDWNVFRGPLGNGTAAKNSDVPTEWSREKNIAFRTPLPGEGWSSPVVANGRIYVSAAIPGDQNPESRATEYDLTLIVLNAKSGKILKSVPLMQQTAEKSPKIHKKNSHASPTSIVAGNRVFVHFGYQGTACVDLDGNLIWKNRDLFFKPVHGNGGTPVLVDDKLIFTCDGATDPKVVALDAETGKVAWEVDRPVDATRKFSFCTPLTIVVDGQKQVVAPGSDCVLAIDPANGNVIWQVQYSGYSVIPKPIYHNGLVYLSTSYDTPSMLAIDPTGKGDVTETHLKWSIKKNVPHTPSMLADEEFIYSVSDDGIAMCVEAATGDVVYKKRVGGGFSSSPVLVDNRIYYTNESGLTTVVATGPRYKVLAENDLEERTLASAAVDGAALILRTADAIYRIEE, from the coding sequence ATGATTGTTTTCAAATTCAGCAGACTCGCCCGCCTCGTCTTTGTGTCTGCGACCTTCATTGGCGTTTCTATTTCGTCCAACCAATTGATCGTGGCGGAAGATTGGAATGTGTTCCGTGGACCTTTGGGCAACGGGACCGCTGCAAAGAACTCGGATGTTCCAACCGAATGGTCACGTGAAAAGAACATTGCGTTTCGCACGCCATTGCCAGGTGAGGGCTGGTCATCGCCCGTCGTTGCAAACGGCCGGATCTACGTTTCAGCTGCCATTCCTGGTGATCAAAATCCTGAATCGAGAGCGACTGAGTACGACCTAACACTGATCGTCCTGAATGCGAAGAGCGGGAAGATTCTGAAGTCTGTTCCGCTGATGCAGCAAACGGCGGAGAAGAGCCCGAAGATTCACAAGAAGAACTCACACGCCAGCCCCACGTCCATCGTGGCCGGCAACCGAGTGTTCGTTCACTTCGGATATCAAGGAACCGCTTGCGTTGATCTCGACGGGAATCTTATTTGGAAGAATCGCGACTTGTTCTTCAAACCAGTCCACGGAAACGGAGGAACGCCAGTGCTGGTCGACGACAAACTGATCTTCACCTGCGATGGAGCCACGGATCCCAAAGTTGTCGCCTTGGATGCTGAAACTGGCAAAGTTGCTTGGGAAGTGGATCGGCCCGTTGATGCGACACGCAAGTTCTCTTTTTGCACGCCACTGACGATCGTTGTCGATGGCCAGAAACAGGTCGTCGCGCCGGGCAGTGACTGCGTTCTGGCAATTGATCCCGCAAATGGGAACGTGATCTGGCAGGTGCAATACTCGGGTTACTCCGTTATCCCCAAACCGATCTACCACAACGGTTTGGTCTATCTCTCCACCAGCTACGACACGCCCAGCATGCTCGCGATCGATCCAACTGGCAAAGGTGACGTCACCGAAACCCATCTAAAATGGTCGATCAAGAAGAACGTGCCGCACACACCATCCATGCTGGCCGACGAAGAATTCATTTATTCCGTCAGCGACGACGGAATCGCGATGTGCGTGGAAGCGGCGACGGGTGACGTTGTCTACAAAAAACGTGTGGGTGGCGGTTTTTCATCGTCACCTGTCTTGGTCGACAACCGGATCTACTACACCAACGAATCAGGACTGACGACCGTGGTTGCCACTGGTCCGCGGTACAAGGTTTTGGCGGAGAACGACCTGGAAGAACGCACGCTTGCTTCCGCGGCGGTCGACGGTGCCGCACTGATCCTACGAACAGCGGACGCGATCTACCGCATCGAAGAATAG
- a CDS encoding beta propeller repeat protein has protein sequence MTRRLDNDISASLTRRNWLISAAASGGVILSSNRASADQTDAPSTPHFWYRLAPEGPYIDSQRENQAFGFGQGKIYLSEDNGRTWPHDAIFRDAENITFSCILGNGNVLFATLTRLFLSTDKLKTYKEVVVQDADGNDYVPHQPLDPANPGWYFHPLDGVHTWDVNGSEMLVWGNYCNVLGGAVPVNIYYSTDQGETVKIAYSFGQSPTFQQPGAGPDELLGDPDNPVVCRHIHCVTYNPAENAFYACTGDHDRTDAAGNNHQECHWLRGTYDTAHDAWDWTVLVSVNSNSRYKSGGINFVDGQLYWAADANGKNGTMPHDRGIFLCAPGDLTDPTKHELLFNPHYESANMIIEDGVILSAHYAPASPYATGIIYSPDSGKTWAQYDLKEFGQRSAIRFHKKNSDGWFRVDLRKGWIERGEVLFIKPKPI, from the coding sequence ATGACGAGACGCCTCGACAATGATATTTCCGCTTCATTGACTCGGCGGAATTGGCTGATCTCAGCGGCGGCCAGCGGTGGCGTGATTCTAAGCAGCAACCGTGCTTCCGCGGATCAGACGGACGCACCCTCCACGCCTCACTTTTGGTACCGACTGGCTCCCGAGGGGCCGTACATCGATTCTCAACGAGAAAACCAAGCGTTCGGATTTGGTCAAGGCAAAATTTACCTGTCAGAAGACAACGGTCGCACTTGGCCGCACGACGCCATTTTTCGCGATGCGGAAAACATCACGTTCAGTTGCATCCTCGGGAACGGAAACGTCCTGTTCGCAACGCTCACGCGATTGTTTCTCAGCACAGACAAACTGAAGACGTACAAGGAAGTTGTTGTTCAAGACGCCGACGGCAACGACTATGTTCCGCACCAACCGCTCGATCCGGCGAATCCGGGCTGGTACTTTCATCCGCTCGATGGAGTTCACACCTGGGACGTGAATGGTTCCGAAATGTTGGTGTGGGGCAACTACTGCAACGTGCTGGGCGGAGCGGTACCGGTCAACATTTACTATTCGACCGACCAAGGCGAGACCGTCAAAATTGCGTACTCATTTGGTCAGAGTCCAACGTTCCAACAACCCGGCGCTGGGCCTGACGAACTACTCGGCGATCCAGACAATCCGGTCGTCTGCCGGCACATCCACTGTGTGACTTACAATCCTGCCGAGAACGCTTTCTACGCCTGCACGGGCGACCACGATCGCACCGATGCCGCCGGCAACAACCACCAGGAATGCCACTGGCTTCGCGGCACCTACGACACTGCGCACGATGCGTGGGATTGGACCGTGTTGGTGTCCGTCAATTCGAACTCTCGATACAAATCCGGAGGAATCAACTTCGTCGACGGGCAACTCTACTGGGCCGCCGATGCCAACGGAAAGAACGGCACGATGCCGCACGACCGCGGCATCTTCCTTTGTGCGCCGGGGGATCTAACGGATCCAACCAAGCATGAATTGTTGTTCAACCCACACTACGAATCCGCCAACATGATCATCGAAGATGGCGTGATCCTGTCTGCCCACTACGCTCCCGCGTCGCCCTACGCAACGGGAATCATCTATTCACCGGACTCGGGCAAGACATGGGCTCAATACGACCTGAAGGAGTTCGGGCAAAGAAGTGCAATCCGGTTCCACAAGAAAAACAGCGACGGCTGGTTTCGCGTCGATTTGCGGAAGGGATGGATCGAACGCGGCGAAGTCCTGTTCATCAAACCCAAACCAATTTGA
- a CDS encoding squalene--hopene cyclase has translation MARTAFALLFSFSFAWPMFAHAQTDIVTFDSVPDKRDSIDADEPIAESFSAKQAAVYLDRASLTWQKKKKCVTCHTNMPYMFARPALASIQNDSGEVREFFERYRTERWKTKAPKEAQGFWVIVVAAGLTFNDMQTTGHLSPITRDVLDFLWTTQRADGGWDWPDCDYAPMEIDDHFGVTLAALAVGIAPDGYAETESAKAGIAKLRTYFNNNPPKSLHHRANIAWCSQRIDGLMTADERRRTAEELLSKQLPDGGWSTAGFLSDWKGLECNDGEPLDTQISDGYGTGLVIVISRELGIPAGDPRLQKGIQWLLVNQRASGKWFTRSPVNDAGNLISNTGTAYAILALQSCGELPGWPFESQTSAPSTN, from the coding sequence ATGGCAAGAACTGCCTTTGCGCTGCTCTTCTCATTCTCATTCGCCTGGCCGATGTTTGCCCATGCGCAAACCGACATCGTCACGTTTGATTCCGTTCCCGACAAACGTGACTCGATCGATGCCGACGAGCCGATCGCGGAATCGTTCTCTGCCAAACAAGCTGCGGTCTATCTCGATCGTGCGTCGCTGACTTGGCAGAAAAAAAAGAAGTGTGTGACCTGCCACACCAACATGCCCTACATGTTCGCTCGCCCCGCGTTGGCATCCATTCAGAATGATTCTGGCGAAGTCCGTGAGTTCTTCGAGCGGTACCGAACCGAGCGTTGGAAGACAAAGGCCCCCAAAGAAGCACAAGGATTCTGGGTGATCGTCGTGGCCGCCGGGTTGACGTTCAACGACATGCAAACGACCGGGCACCTCAGCCCGATCACGCGCGATGTGCTGGACTTTTTATGGACCACGCAACGAGCCGATGGCGGATGGGACTGGCCTGATTGCGACTACGCTCCGATGGAGATCGATGACCACTTTGGAGTCACGCTGGCTGCGCTGGCCGTTGGCATCGCACCGGACGGATACGCGGAAACGGAATCCGCGAAGGCGGGCATTGCGAAGTTGCGAACCTACTTCAACAACAACCCGCCAAAGTCGCTGCACCATCGTGCCAATATCGCATGGTGTTCCCAGCGAATCGACGGCCTCATGACTGCGGACGAACGCCGAAGAACCGCGGAGGAACTGCTCTCGAAACAGTTGCCGGACGGTGGCTGGTCCACAGCCGGCTTCTTAAGCGATTGGAAAGGATTGGAATGCAACGACGGCGAACCGCTCGACACACAAATCAGCGACGGATACGGAACCGGATTGGTGATCGTGATCAGTCGTGAATTGGGAATTCCCGCGGGCGATCCACGCTTGCAAAAGGGAATTCAATGGTTGCTCGTCAACCAGCGCGCAAGCGGAAAGTGGTTCACACGCTCGCCCGTCAACGACGCCGGCAACTTGATTTCCAACACAGGAACTGCCTACGCGATCCTCGCACTCCAAAGCTGCGGTGAGCTCCCCGGTTGGCCATTTGAATCTCAAACGTCCGCTCCCTCAACGAATTGA